The proteins below are encoded in one region of Streptomyces ficellus:
- a CDS encoding beta-N-acetylhexosaminidase family protein — MNTRKAPVAARFALATALALGLLCTAPQDGAAAVPLPQVSPTPQSMVRSGPDAAVTGRVLVVADRRTDPFARERLVAALAAHGADRVDLVAPGTAPATARGPLTVRLGPADRPDIAEALDGTEAPTRAEGYAIRVEGGGRRRQVTLGGHDPAGQFYAVQTLRRLFLPSGFADGTAPRWKVAGAAVSDFPAMPLRGTVEGFYGTPWSHAERLDQMDFYGDVKANTYVYAPKDDPYHRGRWREPYPGDKLAELGELVRRATANHVRFTFAVSPGESICYADGRDRTALRTKLKALYDLGTRAFSIPLDDIDHTRWNCDLDRSVYGPPGRAAAAAAQADLLNDVQRTFVAAHAGTEPLQMVPTEYGDLADTAYKRTLRAALDPAVVVMWTGTDVVPPRITVAEADRASALFGRKVLVWDNYPVNDFGNTTGRLLFAPYDKRQPGLARHLSGIVANPMNQPHASKVAVFGVADFTWNDTAYDAAANQRRAMAYLADGDRPSTEALLVFGDLEHLAPTFGATPWQPQAPELGRRVARFWSQWEAGERAAAVRDLRAYAVAIRQAPATVRAGRVQAGFAVDAAPWLDATHLWGEAMARMLDALDACLTGDTAEAGRLRAESLAFQQWARAIRVAPARNTWGGAQPRVGDGVLDVFLARAEAERRAAAEPARRTGRGGG, encoded by the coding sequence GTGAACACCCGCAAAGCCCCAGTCGCAGCGCGCTTCGCCCTGGCGACCGCACTGGCCCTCGGGCTCCTGTGCACCGCTCCGCAAGACGGGGCGGCGGCGGTCCCGCTGCCTCAGGTCTCACCCACGCCGCAGTCGATGGTCCGCTCCGGGCCGGACGCGGCCGTCACCGGCCGCGTCCTCGTCGTCGCCGACCGGCGCACGGACCCATTCGCACGCGAGCGCCTCGTCGCCGCCCTCGCGGCCCACGGTGCCGACCGCGTCGACCTCGTCGCCCCCGGCACCGCCCCGGCCACGGCCCGCGGTCCGCTCACCGTGCGCCTCGGCCCGGCCGACCGCCCCGACATAGCCGAGGCTCTGGACGGCACCGAGGCGCCGACCAGGGCGGAAGGCTATGCCATACGCGTCGAGGGCGGTGGCCGGCGCCGGCAGGTCACGCTCGGGGGACACGACCCGGCCGGCCAGTTCTACGCCGTACAGACCCTGCGCCGGCTGTTCCTCCCCAGCGGGTTCGCCGACGGCACCGCGCCACGCTGGAAGGTGGCCGGAGCCGCGGTCAGCGACTTCCCCGCCATGCCGCTGCGGGGCACCGTCGAAGGGTTCTACGGCACGCCCTGGAGCCATGCCGAGCGTCTCGATCAGATGGACTTCTACGGCGACGTCAAGGCCAACACCTATGTGTACGCGCCCAAGGACGACCCCTACCACCGGGGGAGGTGGCGCGAGCCCTACCCCGGCGACAAGCTGGCCGAACTCGGCGAACTGGTACGGCGTGCCACCGCGAACCACGTGCGCTTCACCTTCGCCGTCTCACCCGGCGAGTCGATCTGCTACGCGGACGGCAGGGACCGCACGGCCCTCAGGACCAAGCTGAAAGCCCTGTACGACCTGGGCACACGCGCCTTCTCCATCCCACTGGACGACATCGACCACACCCGCTGGAACTGCGACCTCGACAGGTCGGTGTACGGTCCGCCCGGCCGGGCGGCGGCCGCCGCCGCACAGGCCGACCTCCTCAACGACGTACAGCGCACGTTCGTCGCCGCCCACGCGGGCACCGAGCCGCTGCAGATGGTTCCCACGGAGTACGGAGACCTGGCCGACACCGCCTACAAGCGAACCCTGCGCGCCGCGCTGGATCCGGCGGTCGTCGTGATGTGGACGGGCACGGACGTCGTCCCACCCAGGATCACCGTCGCGGAGGCGGACCGGGCTTCCGCGCTCTTCGGACGCAAGGTGCTCGTCTGGGACAACTATCCGGTCAACGACTTCGGCAACACCACCGGCAGACTGCTTTTCGCGCCCTACGACAAGCGGCAGCCGGGCCTGGCCCGTCATCTGTCCGGCATCGTCGCCAACCCGATGAACCAACCCCACGCTTCCAAGGTCGCCGTCTTCGGCGTGGCCGACTTCACCTGGAACGACACGGCCTACGACGCCGCGGCGAACCAACGGCGCGCCATGGCGTACCTCGCGGACGGCGACCGCCCCTCGACCGAAGCCCTGCTCGTCTTCGGCGACCTGGAACACCTGGCGCCCACGTTCGGAGCGACGCCCTGGCAGCCCCAGGCACCCGAGCTGGGCCGCCGGGTGGCCCGCTTCTGGTCGCAGTGGGAGGCGGGCGAGCGCGCGGCCGCGGTCCGGGACCTGCGCGCGTACGCGGTCGCGATTCGACAGGCTCCGGCCACCGTGCGGGCCGGCCGGGTGCAGGCCGGCTTCGCCGTGGACGCCGCCCCCTGGCTCGACGCCACCCACCTGTGGGGCGAGGCCATGGCGCGGATGCTCGACGCGCTCGACGCCTGCCTGACGGGGGACACCGCGGAGGCCGGGAGGCTGCGCGCCGAGTCGCTCGCCTTCCAGCAGTGGGCCCGTGCCATACGGGTCGCACCGGCGCGCAACACCTGGGGCGGCGCGCAGCCGAGGGTGGGTGACGGGGTGCTGGACGTCTTCCTCGCCCGGGCGGAAGCGGAACGACGCGCGGCCGCCGAGCCCGCACGGCGCACAGGCCGAGGGGGCGGGTGA
- a CDS encoding ATP-binding protein: protein MDDVDQTSRSPGVRGCAFAGRVDELRTLLAAAGARPAVVMVEGEAGIGKSRLVAEASAVLEGQGLRVLVGGCHPLREPLAYGPVIDALRRVGPWLPPADRLGASAGALASLLPDLAGALPPAPPPVSAGAGPGAGRFRVVSGVRTLLEAVAPVTLVVEDVHWADDATRELLLLLARDMPADTALVLTYRPEDLPGGGPVLGAAYRRPPGTAGAVIALGPLGAAELTSMARDILGGTPAPGLIRTLLERSEGLPLVIEEDLITLAGPDGPETAAAPGAGSTDTPPWAPGHSATTALGVPRSLGEVLAERTGRLGTDAAALVESASVLAVPAGEALLARIAGLDEDRGGAALLEALRGAVLRQAGPDAYGFAHVLAQEAVYAALPGPVRTRAHRRILAVLQTQDPPPLVQIAHHTRALGDRAAWLPRAQAAADHAIAVGDHGTAATLLNEILDQPHLTTEQLSHAALARAYMATMLAEHTATTAVLRRLLRLPGLPASVRAGIRTGLGALLIYLAGDLSGEEELLTALSEVGDSNQLLAARLLANLGLSETDRFTLAQHRGMVERGLALLAATKEPQPAGSEAAPLLQAAQLFHLSVTATPGLPDLLAALPREDDDPQTLKATAIALCGAAAWSVSTGHDGRAAEAAAEAAILIPDAHMPQLTPFVEACRILLDWHAGQWRDAERGMDAFHERYPVMSLGSSGLLLPTVRGITAAARGHAAQAAEAFDEVLTRGGLNLNSLGAAAGTARLHLSRGDPEAAWRSLTDPLDHLGFLDRKEAWCYAWGLVPVAVETLLALNRPAKARALTDRHAEAVNGRDAPGAAAEQCLCRGLVLRADEPDEARAAFGRASEHWRHAGRPYHAALAAEHAARCRTDDPTDTVERLDMPLATFERLGATSDAARCHHLLRALGHEPANPLGRAGYGDRLSPREEQIRDLLASGATNKAIAAALFLSPRTVENHVARVLAKLHTTRAELRRSTGP, encoded by the coding sequence ATGGACGACGTCGACCAGACAAGCCGTTCCCCAGGAGTGCGGGGATGCGCGTTCGCGGGACGCGTCGACGAGTTGCGCACACTGCTCGCCGCGGCCGGGGCGCGTCCCGCCGTGGTGATGGTGGAGGGCGAGGCCGGAATCGGCAAGTCAAGGCTGGTCGCCGAGGCGTCGGCCGTGCTGGAAGGACAGGGCCTGCGCGTCCTCGTAGGCGGTTGCCATCCGCTGCGGGAGCCCCTGGCGTACGGGCCGGTGATCGACGCGCTGCGCCGGGTCGGCCCGTGGTTGCCGCCCGCGGACCGGCTCGGCGCCTCCGCGGGTGCCCTGGCGTCGCTGCTGCCCGACCTGGCCGGAGCTCTGCCCCCGGCGCCTCCGCCGGTGTCGGCGGGGGCCGGGCCGGGTGCGGGGCGGTTCCGGGTGGTGTCGGGGGTACGTACGCTGCTGGAGGCCGTGGCTCCGGTGACGCTCGTCGTGGAGGACGTGCACTGGGCGGACGACGCGACGCGTGAGTTGCTGCTTCTGCTGGCGCGGGACATGCCGGCGGACACGGCACTGGTGCTCACCTACCGCCCGGAGGATCTGCCGGGCGGCGGCCCGGTGCTGGGGGCGGCCTACCGGCGCCCACCGGGTACAGCCGGGGCCGTGATCGCGCTCGGCCCGCTGGGTGCGGCCGAGCTGACATCCATGGCACGGGACATCCTGGGCGGCACGCCGGCGCCCGGTCTGATACGGACCCTCCTGGAGCGCAGCGAGGGCCTGCCCCTGGTGATCGAAGAGGACCTGATCACCTTGGCGGGGCCCGACGGGCCGGAAACGGCGGCCGCCCCCGGCGCGGGGAGCACGGACACCCCACCGTGGGCGCCGGGGCACAGCGCCACGACCGCGCTCGGAGTGCCGCGCAGCCTCGGCGAAGTGCTGGCGGAGCGGACCGGCCGGCTGGGAACGGACGCTGCAGCGCTGGTCGAGTCCGCGTCGGTCCTGGCAGTGCCGGCCGGGGAAGCGCTGCTGGCCCGGATCGCCGGTCTGGACGAGGACCGCGGCGGCGCGGCCCTGCTGGAGGCGCTGCGAGGGGCGGTGCTACGCCAGGCCGGCCCGGACGCCTACGGATTCGCGCACGTCCTCGCGCAGGAAGCGGTGTACGCCGCCCTTCCCGGGCCCGTTCGCACCCGGGCCCACCGGCGGATCCTGGCGGTGCTCCAGACCCAGGATCCGCCACCGCTGGTCCAGATCGCCCACCACACTCGCGCGCTGGGCGACAGGGCGGCCTGGCTGCCCCGCGCGCAGGCCGCCGCCGACCACGCCATCGCCGTCGGCGACCACGGCACCGCCGCCACCCTGCTGAACGAGATCCTCGACCAGCCCCACCTCACCACGGAGCAGCTCAGCCACGCGGCCCTGGCCCGGGCGTACATGGCCACGATGCTCGCGGAACACACCGCGACGACCGCCGTGCTGCGCCGGCTGCTGCGACTGCCCGGCCTTCCCGCCTCGGTCCGCGCCGGGATCAGGACCGGCCTCGGGGCACTTCTGATCTATCTCGCGGGAGACCTGTCGGGCGAGGAGGAACTGCTCACCGCGCTGTCAGAGGTGGGGGACAGCAACCAACTGCTCGCCGCCAGACTGCTGGCCAATCTCGGCCTCTCCGAGACGGACCGGTTCACGCTTGCCCAACACCGCGGCATGGTCGAGCGCGGCCTCGCCCTGCTGGCCGCCACCAAGGAACCCCAGCCCGCCGGCTCGGAGGCGGCGCCCCTGCTCCAGGCGGCCCAGCTCTTCCACCTCAGTGTCACGGCCACCCCCGGTCTTCCGGACCTGCTGGCGGCGCTGCCCCGCGAGGACGACGACCCGCAGACGCTCAAGGCCACCGCCATCGCCTTGTGCGGCGCCGCCGCCTGGTCGGTGTCCACCGGACACGACGGGCGGGCCGCCGAGGCGGCGGCGGAGGCCGCCATCCTGATACCGGACGCACACATGCCCCAGTTGACCCCGTTCGTCGAGGCCTGCCGGATCCTGCTCGACTGGCACGCCGGACAGTGGCGGGACGCCGAGCGCGGAATGGACGCCTTCCACGAGCGGTACCCCGTCATGTCCCTGGGATCCAGCGGGTTGCTCCTGCCGACCGTCCGGGGGATCACGGCCGCTGCCCGGGGACACGCCGCCCAGGCCGCCGAGGCCTTCGACGAGGTCCTGACCCGCGGAGGACTCAACCTGAACTCGCTCGGCGCCGCAGCCGGCACCGCCCGCCTCCACCTCTCCCGAGGCGACCCCGAAGCCGCATGGCGCTCCCTCACCGACCCGCTCGACCACCTCGGCTTCCTCGACCGCAAGGAGGCCTGGTGCTACGCCTGGGGCCTCGTGCCCGTCGCCGTCGAAACCCTCCTCGCCCTGAACCGGCCCGCGAAGGCCCGGGCCCTCACCGACCGGCACGCGGAAGCCGTCAACGGCCGTGACGCGCCCGGGGCCGCCGCCGAACAGTGCCTCTGCAGGGGCCTGGTGCTGCGAGCGGACGAACCCGACGAGGCGAGGGCGGCCTTCGGTCGGGCGAGCGAGCACTGGCGCCACGCAGGCCGCCCGTACCACGCAGCCCTCGCCGCAGAGCACGCCGCCCGCTGCCGTACCGACGATCCCACCGACACCGTCGAGCGGCTGGACATGCCGCTCGCCACCTTCGAGCGCCTGGGCGCCACCTCTGACGCCGCCCGCTGCCACCACCTGCTCCGAGCCCTCGGGCACGAGCCGGCGAACCCCCTCGGCCGTGCGGGCTACGGCGACCGGCTCAGCCCCCGGGAGGAACAGATCCGCGACCTCCTCGCCTCCGGCGCCACCAACAAGGCGATCGCCGCAGCCCTGTTCCTCTCCCCCCGCACCGTCGAGAACCACGTCGCCCGCGTCCTGGCCAAACTGCACACCACGCGCGCCGAACTTCGCCGCAGCACGGGGCCGTGA
- a CDS encoding LuxR C-terminal-related transcriptional regulator: protein MGRERPHPHARAGYGDRLSPREQQVRDLLAPGARNKNIAAAPFLSPRTVENHAARVLAKLHTTRGGDLAGGSG from the coding sequence ATGGGCCGGGAGCGCCCCCACCCGCATGCTCGCGCCGGCTACGGCGACCGGCTCTCGCCCCGTGAGCAGCAGGTCCGCGACCTGCTCGCCCCCGGAGCCAGGAACAAAAACATCGCCGCCGCCCCGTTCCTCTCCCCACGCACCGTCGAGAACCACGCCGCCCGTGTCCTGGCCAAGCTGCACACCACCCGTGGCGGCGACCTCGCCGGTGGGTCCGGTTGA